GGAGGCGCACGCGGCCCGCGAGGCCGCGGTGCGCGAGCACCGCATCGCCGACGAGCTGCAGGCCAGCCTGCTGCCGGCCCGGGACTTCGACCCCGACCACCTGCAGGTCGCGACCTACTACCGGGCCGGCGTCGAGGGCACCCAGGTCGGGGGCGACTGGTACGACGTCATCGAGCTCGGGGCAGGTCGCACGGCCCTCGTCATGGGTGACGTGATGGGCCGCGGCGTGCGCGCCGCAGCGGTCATGGGCCAGCTCCGCTCCGCGGTGCGCGCCTACGCCCACCTCGACCTGCCGCCCGCCGACGTGCTGGAGAACCTCGACCGCGCGGTGCGTGACCTCGGCACCGACCAGATCGTCACGTGCGTCTATGCCGTCTACGACCCCGGTGACCGGTCCCTGGTCTACGCCAACGCCGGCCACCTCCCGCCGCTGCTGTGCGAGCCCGGCCAGCCGGTGCGTCCCCTGCTCGGGTCGGCGTCGCCCCCGCTCGGCATCGGTGGGGCGGCGATGGCTGAGGAGCACGTCGTGCTCGCTCCCGACTCGATGCTGGCGCTCTACACCGACGGCCTCGTCGAGCTCCGCGACCGCGACATCGACGCGGGCATCATGGCGCTCGCCGCGGAGCTGGCGACGCAGTCGCTGCCTCTCGAGGACCTCCCTGCGAGCCTCGTCGCGACCCTGCTGCCCCAGGGACCCGACGACGACATCGCGGTCCTGCTCGCGCGCATCGACCAGAACGAGGGCGAGGAGCGGTCCCTCGCCGTCGCCGTGGAGGGGACCGCGGGCGTGGCCGCCGTCCGCCACGCGGTCCAGGCGGCTCTGCTCTCCTGGGGCGCCGACCGGCTCTTCGTCGACGACGTCGTGCTCGTGGTCAGCGAGCTCGCCACCAACGCCCTCATCCACGGCAAGGGACCGGTGCAGCTGCGGCTGCGCTCCAGCCCGGCCCACGTCGTGCTCGAGGTGGAGGACCACGCGACCTACCTACCGCGGCGGATGCGACCGACCGCGGACGACGAGCACGGCCGCGGGCTTCAGCTCACCTCGCGGCTGTCCCTGCGCTGGGGCACCCGGCCGACCCGCGAGGGGAAGGTCGTGTGGGGACTGTTCGCCCCGCTCGCCCGCCCCACCCCCTGAGCCCCCGACTCAGCGGCGCACCACCAGGGCGACCCCGGCCGCCGTGAGCACGATGCCCGCGAGCGACAGGGCGGCGAGCCGCTCGTCGAAGAGCAGGTACGCCTCGACGGCCGTCGCCGGTGGCACCAGGTAGAGCAGGCTGCTCACCCCGGCGGCGCTCCCCCGGCGCAGCAGCACGAGCAGCAGCAGGACCGCGCCGAGGGACAGCACCACCACCAGCCACACCAGCGCCCCGACGAACCTCGGCGTCCAGTCGATGGACTGCTCCTCGGTCAGCGCGCTCGCGACGACGAGCACGCCCGCGGCGGCGGCGTACTGCACTGCCGTGCCCCACAGCAACGGGACGCCGTCGCCGTGCCGCTTCTGCCACAGGGTGCCGAGGGTGCCGCCGGCGAGCGCCACGAGGCACGCGACCAGACCGGCGGCCGGGATGTCACCGCCGAGCTTCGGTGCGACGACGAGAGCCACGCCCGTGACGCCGAGCGCCATCCCGGCCCACTGGGCGGTGCGCAACCGCTCGCTGAGGAAGGGGACGGCGAGCACGGCGACGAGGACCGGCTGCAGGCTGACGACCACCGCGCTGACCCCGGAGGGGGTGCCGCGGCTGATCGCCCAGAAGACCCCGCCGAGGTAGGTCGCGTGCAGCAGCAGGCCGCTCACCGCGGCACTCACCGCGTGCCGGCGGCTGATGCGCGTGCGGGTCAGCGCCGCCGCGCCGGCGAGCAGCGCGGCCGCGATGAGCAGCCGCAGCGCGAGGAAGGTGAAGGGCTCGGCGTAGGGCAGGCCGTACTTCGCGCCGACGAAGCCGGTGCTCCACAGCAGGACGAACAGCGCGGCCACCCGCGCAAGGCTAGGCCCGCCGCCTCGCCGATCCCGCGGCTTGTCTTGACTCGTTCAAGACAAAGGGGCAGGGTGAGGCCCGTGCAGACCACCCCTGAGCTCGAGCTGGCGCTGCGCGCCGCCGACCTCCGGGTGACCCGCCCGCGACTGGCCGTCCTCGAGGCCGTCCACGCGCGCCCGCACGCCGACACCGACACCCTCATCCGCGCCGCCCGCGAGGGCCTCGGGGACCTGTCGCACCAGGCGGTGTACGACGTACTGCGCGTCCTCACCTCGGCCGGTCTGGTCCGCCGCATCGAGCCCTCCGGCTCCGTCGCCCGCTACGAGGCGCGCGTCGGGGACAACCACCACCACGTGGTCTGCCGCGCCTGCGGCAGGATCGCCGACGTCGACTGCGCGGTCGACGAGACCCCTTGCCTGACCGCGTCGGAGGACCACGGCTTCGTCATCGACGAGGCCGAGGTCGTCTACTGGGGCACCTGCCCCGACTGCACCTGAGCAACCAGCACCTGACCCCGAGAGGAACGACGTGAGCGAGAGCGAGAACCCGGCCCTGAAGGCCCCCACGGTGAAGGAGACCCGTCCCCGCACCAACAAGGACTGGTGGCCCAACCAGATCGACCTCTCGGTGCTGAACCGGCCCGCGGCGACCTCCGACCCGCTCGGCGCCGACTTCGACTACGCCGCGGCCTTCGCCGGCGTCGACGTCGACGCGCTCAAGGCCGACCTGGTGCAGGTCATGCGGACATCGCAGGACTGGTGGCCGGCGGACTACGGCCACTACGGCCCGCTGTTCGTGCGCCTCACCTGGCACGCTGCCGGCACCTACCGCACGATCGACGGCCGCGGTGGCGGTGGCGCCGGCGAGCAGCGCTTCGCCCCGCTCAACAGCTGGCCCGACAACGGCAACCTCGACAAGGCGCGCCGCCTGCTGTGGCCCATCAAGCAGAAGTACGGCAAGTCCGTCTCCTGGGCCGACCTGCTCGTCCTCGCCGGCAACGTCGCGATGGAGGACATGGGCTTCGAGACCTTCGGCTTCGGCTTCGGTCGCCGCGACGTGTGGCAGCCCGAGGAGATCTACTGGGGCACCGAGGACACCTGGGTCGGCGACGAGCGCTACAACGGCGACGGCCCGCTCGACCTCGACGAGACCCCCTTCGGCAACGTCACGATGGGCCTCATCTACGTCAACCCCGAGGGCCCGCAGGGCAACCCGGACCCGCTGGCGGCCGCCCACGACATCCGCCTCACCTTCGGCCGGATGGCCATGAACGACGAGGAGACCGTCGCTCTCATCGCCGGCGGTCACACCTTCGGCAAGGCCCACGGCGCGGGTGACCCGTCGCTCGTCGGCCCGGAGCCCGAGGGCTGCCCCGTCACCGGGATGGGCCTCGGCTGGATCAACCAGCACGGCACGGGCAAGGGCGGCGACACGACGACCTCGGGCCTCGAGGGCGCGTGGACCCCGACGCCGACCCAGTGGGACAACAGCTACTGGGACACGCTGTTCGGCTGGGAGTGGGAGCTCACCGCGAGCCCCGCGGGCGCCAAGCAGTGGAAGCCCAAGAACCCCGAGGCGCAGGAGCTCGTGCCGGACGCGCACGACGCGTCGAAGAAACACCCGCCGATGATGGCCACGACCGACCTCGCGCTGCTCGCGGACCCGTCGTACCGC
This portion of the Mycobacteriales bacterium genome encodes:
- a CDS encoding DMT family transporter, which encodes MAALFVLLWSTGFVGAKYGLPYAEPFTFLALRLLIAAALLAGAAALTRTRISRRHAVSAAVSGLLLHATYLGGVFWAISRGTPSGVSAVVVSLQPVLVAVLAVPFLSERLRTAQWAGMALGVTGVALVVAPKLGGDIPAAGLVACLVALAGGTLGTLWQKRHGDGVPLLWGTAVQYAAAAGVLVVASALTEEQSIDWTPRFVGALVWLVVVLSLGAVLLLLVLLRRGSAAGVSSLLYLVPPATAVEAYLLFDERLAALSLAGIVLTAAGVALVVRR
- a CDS encoding Fur family transcriptional regulator; translation: MQTTPELELALRAADLRVTRPRLAVLEAVHARPHADTDTLIRAAREGLGDLSHQAVYDVLRVLTSAGLVRRIEPSGSVARYEARVGDNHHHVVCRACGRIADVDCAVDETPCLTASEDHGFVIDEAEVVYWGTCPDCT
- the katG gene encoding catalase/peroxidase HPI; translation: MSESENPALKAPTVKETRPRTNKDWWPNQIDLSVLNRPAATSDPLGADFDYAAAFAGVDVDALKADLVQVMRTSQDWWPADYGHYGPLFVRLTWHAAGTYRTIDGRGGGGAGEQRFAPLNSWPDNGNLDKARRLLWPIKQKYGKSVSWADLLVLAGNVAMEDMGFETFGFGFGRRDVWQPEEIYWGTEDTWVGDERYNGDGPLDLDETPFGNVTMGLIYVNPEGPQGNPDPLAAAHDIRLTFGRMAMNDEETVALIAGGHTFGKAHGAGDPSLVGPEPEGCPVTGMGLGWINQHGTGKGGDTTTSGLEGAWTPTPTQWDNSYWDTLFGWEWELTASPAGAKQWKPKNPEAQELVPDAHDASKKHPPMMATTDLALLADPSYRAISERFRDDPAAFADAFGRAWYKLLHRDMGPAVRLLGPWVPEAQLWQDPVPAGPSLTDADVAALKAKVLESGLSVTQLVTTAWASAASFRSTDKRGGANGARLRLAPQKDWAVNAGTAEVIGVLEGIASSYSSPVSVADLIVLGGCAAVEKAARDAGVDITVPFTPGRGDATQEQTDAESFAVLEPQADGFRNYLRAGSKLSPETLLVDRAYMLSLTPKELTVLVGGLRALGVGGTGSGVLTNEFFRSLLGSIPQWQPSASDPNTFEADGRTATSVDLVFASNSILRGIAEVYAASDGKEQLVRDFIDAWDKVMMLDRFDVQ